In Candidatus Methanosuratincola sp., one genomic interval encodes:
- a CDS encoding type B DNA-directed DNA polymerase translates to LLGIKKIQLEKSINELDYLSLANYCFRDSLITLRLTTEHSSLVMNLITLIMRISRVSMEDATRQGVSSWIRSLFYDEHRKGNYLIPKKEDISLAKGGSSTTAVIKGKKYKGALVIKPESGVFFNVIVLDFASLYPSIISRWNLSYETVRCPHPECRTNLVPDTDHWVCTRRVGMMAHVVGLLRDVRVRWFKPKSKDPSLSEEERGYYKVVQQALKVFLNASYGVFGAEIFPLYCLPLADSTTAIGRSIITETIERAKELGMKVLYSDTDSIFLHQPSKDQIRALLSWAESKFGIDLEIDKRYTFVTFSGRKKNYLGVLDSGVVDIKGLMGKKRNTPPFIKNAFVEMTQVLREVKSPEDFEVAKSRIREIVQRCYSDLKARRIPLDDLVFKVMISRSLDRYDKTTPQHVKAAKLLEEKGKEVKPGDLISFVKVQGPLGVKPVQLARIDEVDVEKYVGHIESTFGQVLEALNIDFEEIVGVKRLDFFSR, encoded by the coding sequence CTCCTGGGGATAAAGAAGATACAGCTCGAGAAGAGCATCAACGAGCTCGACTACCTCTCGCTGGCGAACTACTGCTTCAGGGACTCGCTGATAACCCTAAGGCTAACGACCGAGCACTCCAGCCTCGTGATGAACCTCATCACGCTAATAATGAGGATCTCGAGGGTCTCCATGGAGGACGCGACGCGGCAGGGGGTCTCGAGCTGGATAAGGAGCCTATTCTACGACGAGCACAGGAAGGGCAACTACCTCATCCCGAAGAAGGAGGACATAAGCCTAGCAAAGGGCGGCTCATCGACGACGGCGGTGATCAAGGGCAAGAAGTACAAGGGCGCCCTCGTTATAAAGCCAGAGTCCGGGGTCTTCTTCAACGTCATCGTCCTCGACTTCGCGAGCCTGTACCCGAGCATCATCTCGAGGTGGAACCTGAGCTACGAGACCGTGCGCTGCCCCCACCCCGAGTGCAGGACTAACCTCGTCCCCGACACGGACCACTGGGTCTGCACCAGGCGCGTCGGGATGATGGCACACGTCGTCGGGCTCCTCAGGGACGTCAGGGTCAGGTGGTTCAAGCCGAAGTCCAAGGACCCGTCGCTGTCGGAGGAGGAAAGGGGTTACTACAAGGTAGTCCAGCAGGCATTGAAGGTCTTTCTTAACGCGAGTTACGGGGTCTTCGGGGCCGAGATCTTCCCCCTCTACTGCCTCCCCCTCGCCGACAGCACCACCGCGATAGGGAGGAGCATCATCACCGAGACGATCGAGAGGGCAAAGGAGCTCGGCATGAAGGTACTCTACTCCGACACCGACTCGATCTTCCTCCACCAGCCCTCGAAGGACCAGATAAGGGCCCTCCTCTCCTGGGCCGAGTCCAAGTTCGGGATCGACCTCGAGATCGACAAGCGGTACACCTTCGTCACATTCTCCGGGAGGAAGAAGAACTACCTCGGCGTCCTCGACAGCGGCGTCGTCGACATAAAGGGGCTGATGGGCAAGAAGCGTAACACCCCCCCCTTCATCAAGAACGCGTTCGTTGAGATGACCCAGGTCCTCAGGGAGGTCAAGTCCCCGGAGGACTTCGAAGTCGCGAAGTCCAGGATCAGGGAGATCGTCCAGAGATGCTACAGCGACCTCAAGGCGAGGAGGATACCGCTCGACGACCTGGTCTTCAAGGTGATGATCTCGAGGTCTCTCGACAGGTACGACAAGACCACGCCCCAGCACGTCAAAGCGGCGAAGCTCCTCGAGGAGAAGGGCAAGGAGGTGAAGCCTGGGGACCTGATTTCATTCGTGAAGGTCCAGGGGCCGCTGGGGGTGAAGCCGGTCCAGCTCGCCAGGATAGACGAGGTCGACGTAGAGAAATACGTAGGGCACATCGAGAGCACCTTCGGGCAGGTCCTCGAGGCACTGAACATCGACTTCGAGGAGATCGTAGGCGTAAAAAGGCTGGACTTCTTCTCGAGGTAG
- a CDS encoding DUF2286 domain-containing protein: MSKTLVLRSREGSLVSKSTIDSEMSQAVRKVVADAVSLWALETSDFIVIRDMYPVSVKLPISK; the protein is encoded by the coding sequence TTGTCCAAGACCCTAGTCCTGAGATCAAGGGAAGGATCGCTCGTCTCGAAGAGCACCATCGACTCCGAGATGAGCCAGGCGGTCAGAAAGGTCGTAGCCGACGCGGTCTCGCTCTGGGCGCTCGAAACCTCGGACTTCATCGTCATCAGGGACATGTACCCCGTCTCCGTGAAGCTCCCCATCTCGAAG
- a CDS encoding threonine--tRNA ligase has product MKKLRLLLIHADYIELTALEPAMPNPERIENQGKKERVEECLVAFSTVEKSDEESPEEIAKNAAATILDHAASVKATRVVLYPYAHLSSSLSRPDAAMAILKKTEEALRDRVEVFRAPFGWYKSFEIRCKGHPLSELSRTVTAGVKAAAGGEEEEAEKAAEETVEKSEFLVLTPDGEEFRIDMSSPDSFLKLEVEAPLIQLIKNEAGMKEDRGAPAHVKLMKKLELVDYEPASDIGHFRFYPKGTLIKDSLEELAYDIAVRDLRAFKIETPFLYRLDEPDIADQAEKFREKDYRLTVDKREFCLRFAGDFGLFRMMKGATISYRQLPVRVYELSPSFRLEQSGECVGLKRLRNFTMPDLHCFCADLEQGRREYTELFRKYTRLTQSMEIEYAVAFRVVKYFYEEHRDWFVSLLRIVGKPALIEVLPEMKHYWVLKHEYQAIDSVGGNTQLVTVQLDIEDAARYGIEYTDESGKRRGCIILHSSLGSIERWMGAILEQAAKEQARGKTPTLPVWLSPIQVRVIPVNSSYVGFAKDLAERIAAEGYRADVDDREESVSKKIREAEVDWIPFVLVVGEKEATSHPQSLSVRVRGEGVKGTDFPGLVAMLRERVGDRPCLPSYLPMMLSMKPRFA; this is encoded by the coding sequence ATGAAAAAATTGCGTCTGCTGCTGATCCACGCCGATTATATCGAACTCACCGCTCTTGAACCCGCGATGCCAAACCCGGAGCGGATCGAGAACCAAGGGAAGAAGGAGAGGGTCGAGGAGTGCCTTGTCGCATTCTCGACCGTCGAGAAGTCCGACGAGGAGTCGCCGGAGGAGATCGCGAAGAACGCGGCTGCAACGATACTCGACCACGCGGCCTCCGTAAAGGCGACCAGGGTGGTCCTCTACCCCTATGCCCACCTCTCTTCGTCACTCTCCAGGCCCGACGCCGCGATGGCGATCCTGAAGAAGACCGAGGAGGCCCTCCGGGACCGGGTCGAGGTCTTCAGGGCCCCGTTCGGCTGGTACAAGTCCTTCGAGATAAGGTGCAAGGGTCACCCGCTCAGCGAGCTCTCGAGGACCGTGACCGCAGGAGTCAAGGCTGCAGCGGGGGGAGAGGAGGAAGAGGCTGAGAAAGCCGCGGAAGAGACCGTAGAGAAGAGCGAGTTCCTCGTACTAACCCCGGACGGGGAGGAGTTCAGGATCGATATGTCATCTCCGGACTCCTTCCTGAAGCTGGAGGTCGAGGCCCCGCTGATCCAGCTGATAAAGAACGAGGCCGGGATGAAGGAGGACAGGGGGGCTCCGGCGCACGTCAAGCTGATGAAGAAGCTCGAGCTCGTCGACTACGAGCCCGCCTCTGACATAGGCCACTTCAGGTTCTACCCCAAGGGTACGCTGATCAAGGACAGCCTCGAGGAGCTCGCCTACGACATCGCCGTGAGGGACCTCCGCGCGTTCAAGATCGAGACCCCGTTCCTCTACCGCCTCGACGAGCCGGACATCGCCGACCAGGCCGAGAAGTTCAGGGAGAAGGACTACCGCCTCACCGTGGACAAGAGGGAGTTCTGCCTCCGGTTCGCAGGAGACTTCGGCCTCTTCCGCATGATGAAGGGGGCGACGATAAGCTACAGGCAGCTCCCGGTCAGGGTCTACGAGCTCTCGCCCTCGTTCAGGCTGGAGCAGAGCGGGGAGTGTGTCGGGCTGAAGCGGCTGAGGAACTTCACGATGCCCGACCTCCACTGCTTCTGCGCAGACCTGGAGCAGGGCAGGAGGGAGTACACCGAGCTCTTCAGGAAGTACACGCGCCTCACCCAGTCGATGGAGATCGAGTACGCCGTCGCCTTCCGCGTCGTGAAGTACTTCTACGAAGAGCACAGGGACTGGTTCGTCTCGCTCCTCAGGATCGTCGGCAAGCCCGCCCTCATAGAGGTCCTCCCGGAGATGAAGCACTACTGGGTTCTGAAGCACGAGTACCAGGCGATCGACTCGGTGGGTGGGAACACGCAGCTCGTCACGGTCCAGCTCGACATCGAGGACGCCGCGAGGTACGGGATAGAGTACACCGACGAGAGCGGGAAGAGGAGGGGCTGCATCATCCTCCACAGCTCCCTGGGATCGATCGAGAGGTGGATGGGCGCCATCCTGGAGCAGGCTGCGAAGGAACAGGCGAGGGGGAAGACGCCGACGCTCCCGGTCTGGCTCAGCCCGATCCAGGTCAGGGTCATCCCGGTGAACAGTTCCTACGTCGGCTTCGCGAAGGACCTCGCCGAGCGCATCGCCGCAGAGGGCTACAGGGCAGATGTTGACGACAGGGAGGAGTCGGTCTCGAAGAAGATCAGGGAGGCCGAGGTGGACTGGATCCCGTTCGTCCTCGTCGTCGGGGAGAAGGAGGCGACCTCACACCCCCAGTCGCTCTCGGTCCGCGTGCGCGGAGAGGGCGTGAAGGGGACAGACTTCCCTGGGCTCGTCGCGATGCTCCGCGAGCGCGTCGGAGACCGCCCGTGCCTCCCCTCGTACCTCCCCATGATGCTGTCGATGAAGCCGAGGTTTGCCTGA
- a CDS encoding 3'-5' exonuclease: MPGLDSFIPDSQPNRRKPPRPSGGLSGIEGGPEPPRRRGGYPPGEEGDEFEREDLAEPEEEAEAEGLPGHEAEELEEVIAQTKFEADTPSETGSCVLLSVSYSGRRMRALAKLYDVERGRVVFWYDNTGHQPYLLTDMGLEELLSSEAASHPGFDPSGCREVEKHDLLQDRLVTMTKVAAKDPTSVGGRGTGIRDLLGERSWEDRIRYHECFVYDRRLVPGYYYRVKGGSLVPEAQEVPTDALKKAFPGATPAFLDSLTEWFPIFSSPVPEYRRVAIDIEVATEAQDRVPDPQVAANPVICVSAVGTDGRKQVLILRREGFEGEAGNAERPKELPEDASIVYFDREIDLIKEVFQILVEYPIVLTFNGDNFDLHYLWKRAQVLGMRKEEIPIVMGREIALLPVGVHIDLYKFFHNHAIQIYAFGNAYKELTLDAISEA; encoded by the coding sequence ATGCCCGGCCTCGACAGCTTCATCCCTGACTCGCAGCCGAACCGCAGGAAGCCTCCGCGCCCAAGCGGCGGGCTTTCGGGTATAGAGGGGGGTCCGGAGCCTCCCAGGAGGCGGGGCGGTTACCCTCCGGGCGAGGAAGGCGATGAGTTCGAGAGGGAAGACCTCGCTGAACCAGAGGAAGAGGCCGAGGCAGAGGGGCTTCCCGGGCACGAGGCCGAGGAACTGGAGGAGGTGATCGCCCAGACCAAGTTCGAGGCTGATACCCCCTCGGAGACCGGGAGCTGCGTCCTACTGTCGGTCTCATACAGCGGTAGGAGGATGAGGGCACTGGCGAAGCTCTACGACGTCGAGAGGGGGCGCGTCGTCTTCTGGTACGACAACACGGGGCACCAGCCGTACCTCCTGACCGACATGGGTCTGGAGGAGCTCCTCTCTTCCGAGGCCGCCTCCCACCCCGGATTCGACCCCAGCGGGTGCCGGGAGGTCGAGAAGCACGACCTCCTCCAGGACAGGCTCGTTACGATGACAAAGGTCGCCGCGAAGGACCCCACCTCCGTCGGCGGGAGGGGGACAGGCATAAGGGATTTACTCGGAGAGAGGTCCTGGGAGGACAGGATCAGGTACCATGAGTGCTTCGTTTACGACAGGAGGCTCGTGCCGGGCTACTACTACCGGGTAAAAGGGGGGTCCCTCGTCCCCGAGGCGCAGGAAGTCCCGACCGACGCCCTGAAAAAGGCATTCCCCGGAGCAACGCCCGCCTTCCTCGACTCGCTCACCGAGTGGTTCCCGATATTCTCGAGCCCTGTCCCTGAGTACAGGAGGGTCGCCATCGACATCGAGGTCGCGACCGAGGCGCAGGACAGGGTCCCGGACCCCCAGGTGGCTGCGAACCCGGTCATATGCGTCTCAGCCGTTGGGACGGACGGACGGAAGCAGGTCCTCATCCTGAGGAGGGAGGGATTCGAGGGCGAGGCGGGGAACGCCGAACGCCCGAAGGAGCTCCCGGAGGACGCCTCCATCGTCTACTTCGACAGGGAGATCGACCTGATAAAAGAGGTCTTCCAGATCCTGGTCGAGTACCCGATAGTGCTGACCTTCAACGGCGACAACTTCGACCTCCACTACCTCTGGAAACGCGCCCAGGTCCTCGGGATGAGGAAGGAGGAGATTCCGATAGTGATGGGAAGGGAGATCGCGCTCCTCCCCGTTGGGGTCCACATCGACCTATACAAGTTCTTCCACAACCACGCCATCCAGATCTACGCCTTCGGGAACGCCTACAAGGAACTCACGCTCGACGCGATCTCGGAGGC